Part of the Tolypothrix sp. PCC 7910 genome, AGCGATCGCAGCGATTAATTTTGAGGGATCGGCGGGTTTAGCGATATGCAGTTGAAATCCAGCGGCAAATACCTGTTGTTGTGTGGTTTCTGCGGCGTAGGCGGTGAGGGCGATCGCGGGAATTTGTCCACCTTGATGTTTGGGCAACCTGCGGATTGTACGGATTAGGGCGTAGCCATCAACTTCTGGCATACCTAAATCGCTTAATAACAAATCTGGCTTTGTTTGGGCGATCGCAGCCAATGCTTCATTAGCTGAGGCTGCACTGGTGACGAATGCACCATGCTGTTCTAACAAAAAGGCCAGAAATTCTCTTGTATCAATATCATCGTCAACAATTAATACTTTAATTCCTTCTAATGGGGCGTATGGTACAGATAAGGAATAAGAATCTTGTGCTAAATCACTATCTCTTGATGATAATTTCAGCGTCTTTTGCAATGCAGGTAGAGAAACTGTAAATGTCGCACCTTTTTCTTCACCGAGACTTTCTGCCCAAACTCTACCGCCATGTAATTCTACAAGTTGGCGGACAATAGCTAAACCTAATCCTAATCCCCCCGATCTGCGGGTAATTGTACTATCAGCTTGGCGAAAATATTCAAATACATGGGGTAGAAAATCTGGACTGATACCTTTACCTGTATCGCTGACTTGAATTTCTACTTGCGAATTTATTTGTTGTAATTTGACTTCTATTTCTCCACCCGTTGGGGTAAATTTAATAGCGTTAGAAAGTAAATTCCACACCACTTGTTGCAATCGGCTACTATCACCTTTTACCTGTGCAACTTTAGAGTCTAAATTGAGATGAATTTGAATTGATTTGGCTTCTGCTGCTAATCTTACTGTATCTAAAGCCGCTTCAATTGTTGCAGCTAGATTCACTGTTTCTAAATTGAGTCCGAGTTTACCTCGCAATATACGCGAGATATCTAACAAATCATCAATTAACTGCGCTT contains:
- a CDS encoding ATP-binding protein, coding for MNRIEQAQEKFALLDKITLGAFVLQSDYSVLFWNCSLEEWTQIPRSRILGNSILEYFSHLDQPRYINRLQQIFQGGPPTIFSSQLHQYIIPVPLPQEKYRIQHTTVTAVQADGDEFYALFSIQDVTDLTFRVQEYKHLRDKALAEAEARQRSQEAAEAANRIKDEFLAIVSHELRSPLNPILGWAKLLKKRNLNEITTLRAVETIERNAELQAQLIDDLLDISRILRGKLGLNLETVNLAATIEAALDTVRLAAEAKSIQIHLNLDSKVAQVKGDSSRLQQVVWNLLSNAIKFTPTGGEIEVKLQQINSQVEIQVSDTGKGISPDFLPHVFEYFRQADSTITRRSGGLGLGLAIVRQLVELHGGRVWAESLGEEKGATFTVSLPALQKTLKLSSRDSDLAQDSYSLSVPYAPLEGIKVLIVDDDIDTREFLAFLLEQHGAFVTSAASANEALAAIAQTKPDLLLSDLGMPEVDGYALIRTIRRLPKHQGGQIPAIALTAYAAETTQQQVFAAGFQLHIAKPADPSKLIAAIAALVKR